From the genome of Bacteroides sp. MSB163, one region includes:
- a CDS encoding TonB-dependent receptor: MIRLTILILTLFILPLSLHAQHKVHSCTVRQQMEVVKKEYAVNFVYDASLKLDIPYIGKPLKGRGLHSTLNELFRNTDIKWEVNGKHVLLSRKKKYTLSGYVYQHDGETVINATVWDVTTGTGTLSNEHGFFSITLPEGHHAIRFSSIGCGEHSEDVFLQHDTTLKIHLKEGYQLEEVVVTADLNSPLMTTQTGKVSLTSKELNTGYALMSSPDVVKTLQNLPGVAAGTELISGLYVHGGGNDENLFLLDGTPLYQVNHLGGLFSAFNTDIVKNIDFYKSGFPARYGGRLSSVVDVRTNDGNMKEYHGTVSIGLLDGRIQFEGPIKKDRTSFNIAMRRTWLDVITVPALAIRNSSKADKINMRYAFHDINAKITHRFSERSRADISLYSGNDIMKVNNKQFEKEYGTNYNREEDRTKFNLQWGNLTASLNWKYQFSPKLYSIFTGVYTHNRSRHDYLSEERVFNEGQLSGITHSERNNRSTIDDIGYRMEFDYRPNPAHRLRIGSNYLMHFFRPQSARTWDYSGTDSQKDTLSREASGSYNGQEFSLYAEDDIALSNRLKLNAGLHYTLFHITGKTYHSIEPRASIRYQCSDRVTFKASYTEMSQFMHQLSNTYLNLPMDFWVPSTKKIAPMRSRQYAVGMYLQLPFRIRLNMEGFYKTMNHIVEYNGGNSLTPSADDWEEKIHEGKGKAYGLEWETSYSNNRTHISAAYTLSWSKRNFPTFYNGWYPDKFDNRHKLNLSVRHNFSSRIEAYASWTYHTGNRMTVPQQQVNAPVIPGIGGESASEWIYEQPNNVSLPAYHRLDLGVNFRSTTHRGHERIWNISVYNAYCRINPLYGKVQEMPDGSFKGKATGMFPILPSFSYTLKF; this comes from the coding sequence GTGATCAGGCTGACAATCCTTATATTGACCTTGTTTATATTGCCACTTTCGCTTCACGCCCAGCATAAGGTTCATTCATGTACCGTCAGACAACAAATGGAGGTAGTTAAAAAAGAGTATGCCGTAAATTTCGTGTATGATGCCTCATTGAAACTGGATATACCCTATATCGGCAAACCCTTAAAAGGACGGGGCTTGCACTCCACTTTGAATGAATTATTCCGTAATACAGACATAAAGTGGGAAGTAAACGGGAAACATGTACTGTTGAGCCGGAAAAAGAAATACACTTTGAGCGGTTATGTCTATCAGCATGATGGTGAAACAGTCATAAATGCCACAGTATGGGACGTCACGACAGGAACAGGCACATTGAGCAACGAACACGGTTTTTTCAGTATCACACTTCCGGAAGGACATCATGCCATACGCTTTTCATCCATAGGTTGTGGCGAACACTCGGAAGATGTGTTTCTTCAGCATGATACAACTCTGAAAATTCATCTAAAAGAAGGATATCAACTGGAAGAAGTGGTTGTGACCGCTGATTTGAATTCTCCGTTGATGACTACCCAAACAGGAAAAGTATCATTGACTTCCAAAGAACTGAATACCGGATATGCGCTTATGAGTTCGCCGGATGTGGTAAAGACATTACAGAATCTTCCGGGAGTGGCGGCAGGCACCGAACTCATTTCCGGGCTGTATGTACATGGCGGCGGTAACGATGAGAATCTTTTTCTGTTGGACGGCACACCTCTTTATCAGGTGAACCATCTGGGAGGGCTTTTTTCCGCATTCAACACGGATATTGTAAAAAACATCGACTTCTACAAGAGCGGCTTCCCTGCACGCTACGGCGGAAGACTTTCTTCCGTCGTGGATGTACGTACCAATGATGGAAACATGAAAGAATACCACGGTACGGTAAGCATAGGACTCTTGGACGGACGAATCCAATTTGAAGGTCCCATAAAGAAAGACCGGACCTCGTTCAACATTGCAATGCGTCGCACATGGCTCGATGTCATCACAGTACCGGCATTGGCCATACGCAACAGTTCAAAGGCCGATAAGATAAATATGCGCTATGCCTTCCATGACATAAACGCCAAAATAACGCACCGCTTTTCGGAACGCAGCCGTGCAGACATCAGCTTATATTCGGGCAATGACATCATGAAAGTGAACAACAAGCAGTTTGAGAAAGAATACGGCACGAACTACAACCGGGAAGAAGACCGTACTAAATTCAACCTGCAATGGGGCAATCTGACGGCCTCCCTGAACTGGAAGTACCAGTTCTCCCCGAAACTGTACTCCATATTCACGGGTGTCTATACCCATAACCGTTCCCGTCACGATTACCTTTCCGAAGAAAGGGTTTTTAATGAAGGACAATTATCAGGGATAACCCATAGCGAGCGTAATAACCGCTCCACCATCGATGACATTGGCTACCGTATGGAGTTCGATTATCGGCCAAATCCTGCGCACCGCCTGCGTATAGGGTCAAATTACCTGATGCACTTTTTCCGTCCTCAAAGCGCACGCACATGGGATTATTCCGGGACTGACAGCCAGAAAGACACCCTGTCACGCGAGGCTTCAGGTTCCTATAACGGACAGGAATTTTCATTGTATGCCGAAGACGACATAGCTCTAAGCAACCGTCTGAAGCTGAATGCCGGACTGCATTACACCCTGTTCCATATAACAGGCAAGACTTATCATTCCATAGAACCCCGCGCATCCATCCGTTACCAATGCAGCGACCGTGTGACATTCAAGGCTTCCTATACGGAAATGAGCCAGTTCATGCACCAGCTTTCCAACACATACTTGAATCTGCCGATGGATTTTTGGGTACCTTCCACCAAAAAGATTGCACCGATGCGCTCCCGACAATATGCGGTCGGGATGTATCTGCAACTACCTTTCCGCATCCGGTTGAATATGGAGGGATTTTACAAAACGATGAATCACATTGTGGAATATAACGGTGGAAACAGCCTCACGCCCTCTGCCGATGACTGGGAAGAAAAAATCCATGAGGGCAAGGGAAAGGCATACGGGCTGGAATGGGAAACCAGCTATAGCAATAACCGGACACACATCAGTGCGGCTTATACCTTGTCATGGAGCAAGCGCAACTTCCCGACATTCTATAATGGATGGTATCCCGATAAATTTGACAATCGTCATAAATTAAACCTCAGCGTTCGCCACAACTTTTCTTCCCGGATAGAGGCATACGCTTCATGGACTTACCATACAGGGAACCGTATGACCGTGCCGCAACAACAGGTCAATGCTCCCGTCATCCCCGGCATCGGTGGCGAGTCTGCTTCGGAATGGATATACGAACAGCCGAACAACGTGTCGCTTCCGGCATATCACCGCCTCGACCTCGGTGTTAATTTCCGCAGCACCACCCACCGAGGGCATGAAAGGATATGGAACATCAGCGTTTATAACGCTTATTGCCGTATCAATCCCCTTTACGGCAAGGTGCAAGAGATGCCAGACGGCAGTTTCAAGGGGAAAGCGACGGGGATGTTCCCCATACTTCCGTCATTCAGTTACACATTAAAATTCTGA
- a CDS encoding DUF4249 domain-containing protein, producing the protein MKIRNLIYIISLFILSSCNYEFELGDINAGEKLVLYCMPGAGKDTTLIQLSRSVPVSRKGEQQKGIPYADVNFMVNGKEQPVYWNESATPSVPVQCYYVLGRYHEADEVDINVSVQGLPSVSSRTVLPVSFPLKKMDMKLKQEIETKLQFLITFQDNADTEDYYGVRIVRRCIYTSVPDNHVIRTSFSDLELEVDDEPLLYSKSGLNSAFDLSNDFYQNLYIWSDKQIKGKEYTLRLKISYSADDISMWEGTTYKYSYKVYLYKLSQELFRYLKSLNDVKNNDLGHKGLAPIRSHYSNVENGIGVVGGCRITETEWMKNLSDEASEAPPMKWSSNDVTIETIENSSALRIRIPRDGGTYKMRNLSEKWLLFYWFGGMTNILSEEVQNNWFHAVLKEDLLQFTTQPNDTGKDRVVSGGIMSGNHKYRNGYFVFEQSGD; encoded by the coding sequence ATGAAAATAAGGAATCTGATATACATAATCTCCCTGTTCATACTTTCATCGTGCAACTATGAGTTCGAGTTGGGTGATATAAACGCCGGAGAAAAGCTGGTACTCTACTGTATGCCCGGTGCCGGCAAGGACACCACGCTCATACAGCTGTCCCGCAGTGTGCCTGTCTCCCGAAAAGGAGAACAGCAAAAGGGCATTCCCTATGCCGATGTCAACTTTATGGTTAACGGCAAGGAACAGCCGGTGTATTGGAACGAGAGTGCGACGCCATCTGTTCCGGTACAGTGCTACTATGTGCTTGGTCGATACCATGAAGCGGATGAGGTGGATATAAATGTGTCTGTCCAGGGGCTTCCGTCTGTAAGCTCCCGGACGGTATTGCCGGTGTCTTTTCCGCTGAAAAAGATGGATATGAAGCTAAAGCAGGAGATTGAGACAAAGTTGCAGTTTCTTATCACATTTCAGGATAATGCCGATACGGAGGATTATTATGGAGTGCGGATAGTACGTAGGTGCATTTATACGAGTGTGCCGGACAATCATGTCATACGCACGAGTTTCTCAGACCTCGAATTGGAGGTAGACGACGAACCCCTGCTGTATAGCAAGAGCGGACTAAACTCCGCATTTGACCTTTCCAATGATTTCTATCAGAACCTTTATATCTGGAGCGACAAGCAGATTAAGGGAAAGGAATATACCTTGCGTTTGAAAATCTCCTACTCGGCCGATGATATTTCGATGTGGGAAGGCACCACTTATAAATACTCGTACAAGGTATATCTGTACAAACTCTCACAGGAACTTTTCCGGTATCTGAAGTCATTGAATGATGTCAAGAACAATGATTTGGGCCACAAGGGGCTGGCTCCCATACGGAGCCATTACTCCAATGTGGAAAATGGTATCGGTGTTGTGGGGGGATGCCGGATTACGGAAACGGAGTGGATGAAGAATCTGTCGGACGAAGCATCAGAGGCTCCTCCGATGAAATGGAGTTCCAATGACGTGACAATCGAGACCATTGAAAACTCTTCGGCTCTTCGCATCCGTATTCCGAGGGACGGAGGAACTTACAAAATGAGAAACCTCTCCGAGAAATGGCTTTTGTTCTATTGGTTTGGCGGAATGACCAATATATTATCCGAGGAAGTGCAAAACAACTGGTTTCATGCCGTTCTTAAAGAAGACTTGCTGCAATTCACCACGCAGCCGAATGATACAGGGAAAGACCGCGTCGTCTCCGGAGGCATCATGTCCGGCAACCACAAATATCGGAATGGGTATTTCGTGTTTGAGCAATCGGGGGACTGA
- a CDS encoding porin family protein has product MKKILLTLLFILPFYMAAKAQDFRVGVTGGYNLSSPSAYQSQSGFHAGVKGELGLPQVAKGLYLDFGLMLSSHGWENPGYYYNANYNPSAGNGSGNSSPNYSSNSKSTPYYLNIPVHIGYKFSAGRNVSLFVNAGPYISIGLFGKATETIFPDEGAVTTRTAANNVFSDKMLNRFDWGLGFRAGIEIVRHVQLSIGYDWGMKNINKNGVDCKNRTFVVSCAYMF; this is encoded by the coding sequence ATGAAGAAGATTCTATTGACATTGCTTTTCATCCTGCCTTTCTACATGGCGGCAAAGGCGCAGGATTTCAGAGTAGGAGTGACAGGAGGTTATAACCTCAGTTCTCCGAGTGCTTACCAGTCACAGTCCGGTTTCCATGCTGGCGTAAAGGGGGAGCTTGGACTTCCGCAGGTGGCGAAAGGTTTGTATCTGGACTTCGGGCTGATGCTTTCCTCTCATGGTTGGGAAAATCCGGGCTACTATTACAACGCTAATTACAACCCTTCTGCCGGAAACGGTTCGGGCAATTCCTCACCAAACTACAGTTCTAACAGTAAGTCTACTCCTTATTATCTGAACATTCCTGTTCACATCGGATATAAGTTTTCTGCTGGACGGAATGTCAGCCTGTTCGTCAATGCAGGTCCTTATATTAGCATCGGCCTGTTCGGGAAGGCCACAGAAACCATCTTTCCCGACGAGGGAGCAGTCACAACCCGGACTGCGGCAAACAATGTCTTCAGCGACAAGATGCTCAATCGCTTCGATTGGGGACTGGGATTCCGTGCTGGGATAGAGATTGTTCGCCACGTTCAACTTTCTATCGGTTATGATTGGGGTATGAAGAATATAAATAAGAATGGTGTGGACTGCAAGAATAGAACTTTTGTTGTATCGTGTGCCTATATGTTTTAG
- a CDS encoding DUF3788 family protein, translating to MKEVLGHSYKVFEEQRTEFTDSVIVTEWQYYNDSKAWLCKLMCKRKSLGWFHVYNIFFTVSCFFAEKHLKQ from the coding sequence TTGAAAGAAGTATTAGGACATAGCTATAAAGTCTTTGAAGAACAGAGGACTGAATTTACTGATTCTGTGATTGTTACTGAATGGCAATATTACAATGATAGTAAAGCATGGCTTTGCAAACTGATGTGCAAAAGAAAGAGCTTGGGGTGGTTTCATGTATATAATATTTTTTTCACTGTATCCTGCTTCTTTGCTGAAAAACATTTGAAGCAATAG
- a CDS encoding DUF4848 domain-containing protein — protein MKKLFFLMCVTMLGACNNEEEVQISKVEQPSSIKAVLIPVQQTGNLVTRGVGDGEYALSFDSEGRFQEFKEKLSSISDNEKLELVNQFGVRNLHNLAAEADDELESIGTKANSEGEFRQSYEEYKKKYEGILIPNNIDANDLSLYVPDEDNVETFIGNQNGMYVIDGEIKRINIRKDLAESVAKATQSLLSDRANAKSIDVNTSTYRPMKNKEIYFNAYMRGGRLWVKMSAKKKMWYGWKNDPHRSYYFDSFLSPNFSYLAQGQYGQEVIAPRLPRYIFNNNVKNGFNIILGKITGGNALTGKFHTWTDLTSEHDANGKDQTEVINGHVVPKCLIGKAHIININLK, from the coding sequence ATGAAAAAATTATTTTTTTTAATGTGTGTTACAATGCTTGGTGCATGTAATAATGAAGAAGAAGTGCAAATTTCTAAGGTTGAACAGCCTTCATCTATAAAAGCTGTTCTTATTCCCGTTCAACAAACGGGCAATTTAGTGACAAGAGGTGTCGGAGATGGAGAGTATGCATTAAGTTTCGATAGCGAAGGTCGTTTTCAAGAATTCAAAGAAAAACTTTCTTCTATCTCGGATAACGAAAAGTTGGAATTAGTAAATCAATTTGGAGTTAGAAATTTACATAATCTTGCAGCAGAGGCTGATGATGAATTGGAGTCTATTGGTACTAAAGCTAATTCAGAAGGAGAATTCCGTCAATCATACGAAGAATATAAGAAAAAGTATGAGGGGATTCTAATACCCAATAATATTGATGCCAATGATCTGTCACTTTATGTGCCGGATGAAGATAATGTGGAAACATTTATCGGAAACCAAAATGGCATGTATGTTATTGACGGTGAAATTAAACGGATAAATATAAGGAAAGATTTAGCGGAAAGTGTAGCAAAAGCAACACAATCATTATTGTCAGATAGAGCTAATGCAAAATCTATTGATGTAAATACATCCACATACAGACCGATGAAAAATAAAGAAATATATTTCAATGCTTATATGAGGGGAGGACGACTTTGGGTTAAAATGTCTGCCAAAAAGAAAATGTGGTATGGTTGGAAAAATGATCCACATCGTTCTTACTATTTCGATTCATTCCTTAGTCCCAATTTTAGTTATTTAGCACAAGGACAATATGGGCAAGAAGTTATTGCACCACGATTACCCAGATATATTTTCAATAATAATGTGAAAAATGGGTTTAATATTATTCTTGGAAAGATTACTGGTGGAAATGCCTTAACAGGCAAGTTTCATACGTGGACTGATCTTACTTCTGAACATGATGCCAACGGTAAAGATCAGACAGAGGTTATTAATGGTCATGTGGTTCCCAAATGTCTGATAGGAAAAGCACATATTATCAATATAAACTTAAAATAA
- a CDS encoding FecR family protein has product MDKEELKGLQFVLRYYSPGIFDTRKALRRYKEAHPAKERRWLRYVSGIAASVAICLFTAYCLMWEKESPVCLYSYADATTFTLPDSSVVTLFPNSTLSYLPDRFNKNKREVDMSGRISFDVRRNQYAPFIVSGEYAKIEVLGTQFEVNENNNGSVTEVHVLSGKVLFSSKNNKNGIVLTRNMQAVMPFGSDVPLIMVKNSDKDHADKSGKFIYENTPLSEVLKELSEHFHVKLTSVSTGKTLTAEFDTDNLDEIISMIEKSLDVKIRKEVTK; this is encoded by the coding sequence ATGGACAAAGAAGAATTAAAAGGATTACAATTTGTTTTGAGGTATTATTCTCCGGGAATTTTTGATACCCGAAAAGCTTTACGCAGATACAAGGAGGCGCATCCAGCCAAAGAGCGCAGATGGCTCCGATATGTATCTGGGATTGCTGCCTCTGTTGCAATATGCCTATTTACTGCATATTGTCTTATGTGGGAGAAAGAATCTCCTGTTTGCTTATATTCTTATGCTGATGCCACAACATTCACACTTCCCGACAGTTCAGTGGTTACGTTATTTCCCAATTCAACTCTCAGTTACCTGCCGGACAGGTTCAATAAAAACAAACGGGAAGTTGATATGAGCGGAAGAATTAGTTTTGATGTGCGCCGTAACCAGTACGCTCCGTTTATTGTATCAGGAGAATATGCTAAAATAGAAGTGCTGGGTACACAGTTCGAAGTAAACGAGAACAATAATGGTTCCGTTACCGAAGTTCATGTATTATCAGGCAAGGTGTTGTTCTCTTCTAAAAATAATAAGAATGGTATTGTACTTACCCGGAATATGCAGGCTGTTATGCCTTTTGGGTCGGATGTTCCACTGATAATGGTGAAAAACTCAGATAAAGATCATGCAGACAAATCCGGGAAGTTCATTTATGAAAACACACCTTTGTCTGAAGTACTGAAAGAATTGTCCGAACACTTCCATGTAAAACTGACCAGTGTCTCCACTGGAAAGACACTTACAGCAGAATTCGATACAGACAACTTGGATGAGATTATTTCCATGATAGAAAAATCGCTGGATGTAAAGATAAGGAAGGAGGTCACGAAGTGA
- a CDS encoding TonB-dependent receptor, giving the protein MKINLFFHIVPMIIAFASSAMASNPAEVNDTISTKKSKGSERNVMLNASDANKPREIQIGLPSEDVNVYENGLPAVYSSAVHKLATHWRSDASLGEVGLMNPSESAITTGNIAYSVNTFSKLGQKEFKGVLNYHTNHFGWQNVDMNVSGGIGDRWLYTASVYQNFDPGSFAPKFENFSDRTQLYHAGLTRLFNNNRGKFSVIYKFSKSNALGSMINAAPFIYVGDGSVKEIPGFKLGTSSYAPEGGRFQYMDVTDGKMKSGRFGDFTGNKAHEVAMLFDYTFRNNLNWTLNAKFMNAPEANYVDFGGSNISEATATDGLFLDDSKEAYTGLVEGRRTWLHFGKVKNALLTSELKKKVGNHDMRLGLNEWYYHLDYHSSSFQWIGTVTEYPQILNRREADGSTNKFRGFNELSPEYTKGYENKLAAYFTDNWQITPKINVYYGARLEYYRMSADQIPYGRYAGFHIGDTHSYTDNDGNILSTEKIEPHKVVKDKLNYAATAQFTYKITKNFGLTADGTVATRFPRINEYAGTGPTEEQYKRVTIPLLRGGLFYHNNWINLTSMITYISKSNNIDQQNVTKPGTTQSKTTLLIYDIKTLGWTTSAEINPFKGFHLHALFTYQKPTYNNYFIRSPFEGVPDLNANGNIVKEIPQVLAEIDPSYNITPDLRVWLSFRYFGKTYANLTNALYFNGRWETFGGVNWKVNKHLSLGATVVNFLNQKGASGTINGAELLSKEEAGKFKDHYMSGNYLRPLTLEFSASLSF; this is encoded by the coding sequence ATGAAAATCAATCTCTTTTTTCACATCGTGCCGATGATTATCGCATTCGCTTCTTCTGCAATGGCAAGCAATCCGGCAGAAGTAAACGACACCATTAGTACAAAGAAATCCAAAGGTAGCGAACGCAATGTGATGCTGAACGCTTCGGATGCCAATAAACCCCGTGAAATTCAAATCGGACTGCCCAGTGAGGATGTGAATGTATATGAGAACGGACTACCTGCCGTATATTCTTCGGCTGTGCACAAACTGGCTACCCATTGGCGCAGCGATGCCAGTCTGGGCGAAGTGGGCCTGATGAACCCGTCCGAATCCGCCATCACTACCGGAAACATCGCTTATTCGGTGAATACCTTCTCCAAGTTAGGGCAGAAAGAATTTAAAGGAGTACTGAATTACCACACCAACCACTTCGGCTGGCAGAATGTGGACATGAATGTATCCGGTGGCATTGGCGACCGTTGGCTTTATACAGCCAGTGTCTATCAGAACTTTGATCCGGGCAGTTTTGCTCCTAAGTTTGAGAACTTCAGCGACCGTACCCAGCTTTATCACGCCGGATTGACCCGATTGTTCAATAACAATCGTGGCAAGTTCTCCGTCATCTATAAATTCTCGAAAAGCAATGCGCTCGGCTCAATGATTAATGCGGCTCCCTTTATTTATGTGGGAGATGGCAGTGTGAAAGAAATTCCGGGCTTCAAGCTGGGTACTTCCTCGTACGCTCCCGAAGGCGGACGTTTTCAGTACATGGACGTGACGGATGGTAAGATGAAAAGCGGACGCTTCGGCGATTTCACCGGAAACAAGGCGCACGAAGTAGCTATGCTATTCGACTATACCTTCCGCAATAATCTAAACTGGACACTTAACGCCAAATTTATGAATGCCCCCGAAGCCAATTATGTAGACTTTGGCGGTAGTAATATCAGCGAGGCGACTGCAACAGATGGTCTTTTCCTGGATGACTCCAAAGAAGCCTACACCGGATTGGTGGAAGGAAGACGCACTTGGTTGCACTTCGGCAAAGTGAAGAATGCTTTGCTTACTTCCGAACTGAAAAAGAAAGTGGGCAACCACGATATGAGGTTAGGATTGAACGAGTGGTACTATCATTTGGATTATCATTCTTCCTCTTTCCAATGGATAGGAACTGTCACCGAATACCCACAGATACTGAATCGTCGGGAAGCCGACGGAAGTACCAATAAGTTCAGAGGCTTCAATGAGCTAAGTCCGGAATATACCAAAGGATATGAAAACAAACTGGCTGCCTACTTCACGGACAACTGGCAGATCACTCCGAAGATTAACGTTTATTACGGTGCCCGCTTGGAATACTACCGTATGTCTGCCGACCAGATACCTTACGGACGTTATGCGGGTTTCCATATCGGCGATACCCATTCATATACGGACAATGACGGCAACATACTTTCTACTGAAAAGATAGAACCCCATAAAGTGGTAAAGGACAAGCTGAATTATGCAGCAACCGCACAATTCACTTATAAGATAACAAAGAACTTCGGTCTTACAGCCGATGGAACTGTTGCCACCCGCTTCCCCCGCATCAACGAGTATGCCGGAACAGGTCCCACCGAGGAGCAATACAAACGCGTCACCATCCCTTTGCTGCGTGGCGGACTGTTCTACCATAACAACTGGATAAATCTGACTTCCATGATTACATATATTTCCAAGTCGAACAACATCGACCAGCAGAACGTAACGAAACCCGGTACGACGCAATCCAAAACCACCTTATTAATATACGACATCAAGACCCTGGGCTGGACTACCTCGGCAGAAATCAATCCGTTCAAAGGTTTCCATCTGCATGCCCTGTTCACTTACCAGAAGCCGACTTATAACAACTATTTCATCAGGTCTCCCTTTGAAGGAGTGCCCGACCTGAATGCCAATGGCAACATCGTGAAAGAAATTCCGCAGGTACTTGCTGAAATAGATCCCAGCTACAACATCACTCCCGACCTGCGCGTATGGCTCAGCTTCCGTTATTTCGGAAAGACGTATGCCAATCTGACCAATGCCCTCTACTTCAACGGCCGTTGGGAAACCTTCGGCGGCGTGAACTGGAAGGTAAACAAGCATCTCTCTTTGGGAGCTACGGTTGTGAACTTCCTGAATCAGAAGGGTGCCAGCGGCACTATCAACGGTGCCGAACTGTTGAGCAAGGAAGAAGCCGGAAAGTTCAAGGATCACTATATGAGCGGTAATTATTTGCGCCCACTCACTCTGGAATTCAGCGCAAGTCTTTCATTCTAA
- a CDS encoding DUF6377 domain-containing protein produces MKKCLLSGLFLLFVLLPFRATNKVDLSGELETALKLRNQYSRQKETRIDSLKHLLYPNMNDDERFLLYNAIYEEYYTYRFDSAIYYVDREEEVAMKLSNPTYRNLSIIHRSILLATSGYFSESIQNLEQIDSRTLDNALRIEYYTAYEWAYSMWAEYSNDNIYAPRYYEKEMLYQDSLISVLPVGSPLHHYWKGENFYRHRRYAEAKNCYKKALEGLPVNVRLFAMATYGLALVYSRTNNWKEYENYLIKAAISDQVCPLKENLALQELALYIFKNRDGEVSRANRYLNYSLEDAMYYNNRLRMLEIARKFPSIVLSYQKQNLIESQRLQWSLICISLLSIGLVVSLVYIYRQMNQLHKRKKILANMNCELQHLNKALVDTNHTREEYVSLFMDLCAAYIDKLKKYQDLVKRKVKAKQTDDLLRLVNATKLSEMDTREFFMNFDTAFLNLYPNFIKEFNSLLREGEEIIPKRGEILTTELRIFALIRMGIKDSSKIATLLFYSPQTIYNHRSVVKNKAKIRDNFEKQVEEICTINLLCNLTSSASTS; encoded by the coding sequence ATGAAGAAATGCTTATTATCAGGATTATTTTTGCTATTCGTACTTCTGCCTTTTCGTGCTACAAATAAAGTTGACTTGTCCGGAGAGTTAGAAACTGCTTTGAAACTGCGTAACCAATATTCACGCCAGAAAGAAACACGTATTGACAGTCTTAAACATTTACTCTATCCGAATATGAATGATGATGAACGTTTCCTGTTGTATAACGCCATTTATGAAGAATATTATACTTACCGGTTTGATTCGGCCATATATTACGTAGACCGGGAAGAAGAAGTGGCTATGAAACTCTCCAATCCTACATATCGCAACCTGAGTATCATTCATCGTTCCATCCTCCTCGCCACTTCGGGATATTTCAGTGAATCCATTCAAAACTTGGAACAGATAGACAGCCGTACACTGGACAACGCATTACGGATAGAATATTATACCGCTTATGAGTGGGCATATAGTATGTGGGCCGAATACTCCAATGATAATATATATGCTCCCCGTTATTATGAAAAGGAGATGCTTTATCAAGATTCACTTATCAGTGTTCTACCAGTCGGTTCACCGTTGCATCATTACTGGAAAGGCGAAAACTTCTATCGTCATCGCAGGTATGCCGAAGCTAAAAATTGCTATAAAAAAGCGTTGGAAGGATTACCAGTCAATGTCCGCTTGTTTGCTATGGCAACTTACGGACTGGCATTGGTGTACTCACGAACCAACAACTGGAAAGAATATGAGAATTATCTGATAAAGGCAGCTATTTCCGATCAGGTATGCCCATTGAAAGAGAATCTTGCCTTGCAGGAACTGGCGTTATACATCTTCAAGAACAGGGATGGAGAAGTTTCACGTGCCAATCGTTACTTAAACTATTCTCTAGAAGATGCCATGTATTATAACAACCGTCTCCGTATGCTCGAAATAGCAAGAAAATTCCCTTCCATTGTTCTTTCATATCAGAAACAGAACCTTATTGAAAGCCAACGCTTGCAATGGTCACTGATATGTATCAGTCTTTTATCTATCGGACTGGTAGTTTCTTTGGTTTATATATATCGGCAGATGAACCAACTTCATAAGCGGAAGAAAATTTTGGCAAATATGAACTGTGAATTGCAACACCTGAATAAAGCGTTGGTAGATACGAATCATACACGCGAAGAGTATGTAAGCCTGTTTATGGATTTATGTGCCGCTTATATAGACAAGCTGAAGAAATATCAGGATTTAGTGAAGCGCAAGGTAAAAGCGAAGCAAACAGATGATTTATTGAGACTGGTCAATGCAACCAAACTTTCAGAAATGGATACCAGGGAGTTCTTTATGAACTTTGATACGGCTTTCCTGAATCTATACCCTAACTTTATAAAGGAATTCAATTCCCTATTGCGTGAAGGTGAAGAAATAATACCCAAACGGGGGGAAATATTGACTACGGAACTTCGCATTTTTGCTTTAATACGAATGGGAATTAAGGATAGCTCCAAGATAGCAACCCTTCTGTTCTATTCCCCACAGACAATTTACAACCATCGGAGTGTGGTGAAAAATAAGGCAAAGATAAGGGATAACTTTGAGAAACAAGTGGAAGAAATTTGCACAATAAATTTATTATGCAATCTCACTTCTTCTGCCTCTACTTCTTAA